In the genome of Ignavibacteriales bacterium, one region contains:
- a CDS encoding T9SS type A sorting domain-containing protein, with translation MKYALMILIFSLLFPSLILSQTENGSEYCSHKKMNTANLENAEALFADLPHSFDVLNYKLDLNLYNNFISPYPKNFTASVVVTFRVDSTLNQIKLNATNTSLAVDSVSLAGVSFTHTSNILTVNLNRVYNVGETADVKVYYRHNNVADNAFNVSNGMVFTDCEPEGARKWFPCWDKPSDKATLDLTAKVPATVKLGSNGRLADSIKTADTIYYNWISADPVPTYLVVMSGKVNYNLDIVYWHKLSNPSDSIPIRFYWNQGENTTNLNSMKSMIIPMTSFYSTIFGEHPFEKNGFATLNNQFSWGGMENQTLTSLCPNCWSESLIAHEFAHQWFGDMITCATWADIWLNEGFATYTEALWLEHTSGYSSYKSEILSDASTYMNSNPGWAISNPDWAINTPSTNNLFNYAITYMKGACIHHLLRYVMGDTKYFQGLMAYANDPSLKYKSAVIPEFYAHMSTAYGEDLTWFMDQWIYNPNHPVYANNYWISDQGSGNWQVGFVAKQTQTNTVFFKMPIEIKITFTTGSDTIIKVMNDSNNQIFWWNFNRQPSSVSFDPNNNIVIKSATLTSIPPLPVELSSFTAQSYGNFIVLNWTTASELNNRGFYIERRTNEINNWESISFIDGKGTTAGSNSYTYTDYVTGYNSYIYRLKQVDFDGSYEYSNEVYVNGGVKPDKFDLTQNYPNPFNPSTRFSYSIPQNGFVTLKIYDILGKEIATLIEKDLEAGVYEVELDMSKYSLTSGVYFYSLKAGNFTSTKKMLLTK, from the coding sequence ATGAAATACGCTTTAATGATTTTGATTTTCTCTCTCTTATTTCCCTCTTTGATTCTCTCACAAACTGAAAATGGTTCTGAATATTGTTCACACAAAAAGATGAACACAGCTAATCTTGAAAACGCTGAAGCTCTTTTCGCAGATCTGCCTCACTCATTTGATGTTCTTAACTACAAATTAGATTTGAATTTATATAACAATTTTATTTCACCTTACCCGAAGAACTTTACTGCAAGTGTCGTTGTTACATTCAGAGTTGATTCGACATTAAATCAAATAAAGCTTAATGCGACAAATACTTCATTAGCAGTTGATTCCGTTAGTCTTGCCGGAGTTTCATTCACTCATACATCAAACATACTGACAGTTAACTTAAACCGTGTTTACAATGTTGGTGAAACTGCTGATGTTAAAGTTTATTACCGTCACAATAATGTAGCCGATAACGCATTTAATGTAAGCAACGGAATGGTATTCACAGACTGTGAACCCGAAGGCGCACGCAAATGGTTTCCCTGCTGGGATAAACCTTCTGATAAAGCAACTCTTGATCTCACAGCAAAAGTTCCGGCTACAGTAAAGCTCGGTTCAAACGGAAGACTCGCTGACTCAATCAAAACTGCCGATACAATTTATTATAATTGGATAAGCGCTGATCCTGTTCCTACTTATCTTGTTGTGATGAGCGGAAAAGTAAATTATAATCTTGATATAGTTTACTGGCATAAATTGTCTAATCCATCCGATAGTATACCTATCAGGTTTTACTGGAACCAGGGTGAGAACACTACAAATCTTAATAGTATGAAATCGATGATCATTCCGATGACTAGTTTTTATTCAACAATTTTCGGTGAACATCCTTTTGAGAAAAACGGTTTTGCAACTTTGAATAATCAGTTCTCATGGGGCGGAATGGAAAACCAGACACTAACGAGTTTATGTCCAAACTGCTGGAGTGAGAGTTTGATCGCTCACGAGTTTGCTCATCAATGGTTTGGTGATATGATAACCTGTGCAACGTGGGCGGACATCTGGCTGAATGAAGGGTTTGCTACTTACACAGAAGCTCTATGGCTGGAACATACATCAGGATATTCTTCTTACAAAAGCGAAATACTAAGTGATGCTTCAACTTATATGAATAGTAATCCCGGCTGGGCTATCTCAAATCCTGACTGGGCGATAAACACTCCGTCAACAAATAATTTGTTCAACTATGCAATAACATATATGAAGGGCGCATGCATTCATCATCTTTTAAGATATGTAATGGGTGATACAAAATATTTCCAGGGATTGATGGCTTATGCTAATGATCCGTCATTAAAATATAAGAGCGCAGTAATACCGGAGTTCTACGCGCATATGAGTACAGCTTATGGTGAAGACCTTACATGGTTTATGGATCAATGGATTTACAATCCTAATCATCCTGTTTATGCAAACAATTACTGGATAAGTGATCAGGGTTCAGGTAACTGGCAGGTTGGATTTGTTGCAAAACAAACTCAGACTAACACAGTGTTTTTCAAAATGCCGATTGAAATAAAAATCACATTCACTACAGGTTCAGATACAATCATAAAAGTTATGAATGATTCCAACAACCAGATTTTCTGGTGGAACTTTAACAGACAGCCTTCATCAGTGTCATTTGACCCGAATAATAACATCGTAATAAAAAGTGCAACGCTTACTTCAATTCCACCGCTTCCGGTTGAGCTTAGTTCATTCACTGCGCAATCTTATGGTAATTTTATTGTACTCAACTGGACAACAGCGAGTGAATTAAACAACAGAGGGTTTTATATTGAAAGAAGAACAAATGAAATCAACAATTGGGAATCAATTTCTTTTATAGATGGAAAAGGAACAACAGCAGGCAGCAACAGTTACACTTATACAGATTATGTTACCGGTTACAATTCATACATCTATCGTTTAAAGCAGGTTGATTTTGATGGAAGTTATGAATATTCAAATGAAGTTTATGTGAACGGCGGAGTTAAACCTGATAAGTTTGACCTGACACAGAACTATCCTAATCCGTTTAATCCTTCAACACGATTCAGTTATTCAATTCCGCAAAACGGTTTTGTAACACTTAAGATTTACGACATACTCGGAAAAGAAATTGCTACTCTCATAGAAAAAGATCTTGAAGCAGGCGTGTATGAAGTTGAACTTGATATGTCAAAATATTCACTTACAAGCGGAGTTTATTTTTATAGTTTGAAGGCAGGAAATTTTACTTCAACAAAGAAGATGCTTTTAACAAAGTAA